The Fimbriimonas ginsengisoli Gsoil 348 genome window below encodes:
- a CDS encoding carbohydrate kinase family protein — protein sequence MFDAVVAGHICLDIIPELSGHVAFEPGRLVEAGPATLSTGGAVSNTGLALTKLGLKTRLIGKVGRGPFGRTICEILDSHQPGLGASMSVVEGEGTSYTIVVSLSGHDRMFLHSPGCNSTFTSDDVPDEALANTRHFHFGYPPLMAGMFANDGEELVRLFRRAKEHGASTSLDMSLPDADAPSGRADWETILKRVLPYVDVFVPSIEELLFMLERQTFEQLRGVVWSGLPSGAFERLATRALQMGAKVVGIKAGSRGLFLRTSKNVEGLDLGPEWRDRSVWAPCYCVEVVGTTGAGDATIGGFLKGLLSGMSPEDSLNAGVASGACCCEQPDAVSGIRSWEETETRIESGWPRIPLVLGREWRLTPKGVYERDEAK from the coding sequence ATGTTCGACGCCGTCGTCGCCGGGCACATCTGCCTCGATATCATTCCAGAACTAAGCGGCCACGTCGCGTTTGAACCGGGCCGGCTTGTCGAAGCCGGGCCTGCCACGTTGAGCACCGGCGGCGCCGTTTCGAATACCGGGCTCGCCTTAACCAAGCTCGGTCTCAAGACGCGTCTGATCGGTAAAGTCGGCCGAGGACCGTTTGGCCGCACTATCTGCGAGATCCTCGACAGCCACCAACCTGGCCTCGGCGCCTCGATGTCGGTGGTTGAAGGCGAGGGGACATCGTACACGATCGTCGTAAGCCTCTCCGGACATGACCGCATGTTCCTGCACTCCCCCGGCTGCAATAGCACCTTTACCTCCGACGACGTGCCGGATGAAGCGCTGGCGAACACCCGGCATTTCCACTTCGGCTATCCGCCATTGATGGCTGGAATGTTTGCCAATGACGGCGAGGAGCTGGTGCGCTTATTCCGCCGAGCCAAAGAACACGGGGCGAGCACCTCGCTGGACATGAGCCTCCCGGATGCCGACGCACCGTCGGGACGAGCGGATTGGGAAACCATACTGAAACGGGTCCTCCCTTACGTCGACGTATTCGTTCCCAGCATCGAGGAGCTCCTCTTTATGCTGGAGCGGCAAACGTTCGAGCAGCTTCGCGGCGTGGTCTGGTCGGGCTTGCCTTCGGGGGCGTTCGAGCGGCTGGCGACTCGCGCGCTTCAGATGGGAGCGAAGGTAGTTGGCATTAAGGCCGGCTCACGCGGGCTTTTCTTGCGAACCTCCAAGAATGTGGAAGGGTTGGACCTCGGCCCGGAATGGCGCGACCGCTCGGTCTGGGCGCCGTGCTACTGCGTGGAGGTCGTGGGCACGACCGGGGCGGGCGACGCGACGATCGGCGGCTTTTTGAAGGGTCTGCTTAGCGGGATGTCGCCGGAAGATTCCTTGAACGCCGGTGTTGCCAGCGGAGCATGTTGCTGCGAACAGCCGGACGCGGTGAGCGGCATCCGGTCTTGGGAAGAGACCGAGACCCGCATTGAGTCCGGCTGGCCAAGAATCCCGCTCGTTTTGGGCCGGGAATGGCGTCTCACACCTAAAGGGGTTTATGAACGCGATGAAGCGAAGTGA
- a CDS encoding DEAD/DEAH box helicase produces MSFADPPSDLVVPGEVPSIVLRDYQEKAKSAVLAARDRGLHRVMVVMPTGTGKTTLFASLVDEFDRIYNESSLVVAHRSELLHQAANRIRLMAPRLSVGIEGGPLRADEESRVVVAGVQSVGRPDSKRLPWFHPGLLIMDEGHHAPADTWQNVLRRFGSYEGTCFTLAVTATDHRMDNRPLHGSEEAIFEDVVFRYQLRQAVADGWLVDLRGYRVATGTDLSKVKKVRGDFHQAELARAVNTEERNFTAFMHWSDIAKDRRTIVFCVDVQHAKDVAELYRSHHIAAEHVDGTMKADVRAGIMRRFGRGDTQVLVNVDVATEGFDVPHVSCVLMLRPTQSWGLYAQMAGRGVRTLPGIVEGSPNPISRRRAIDESDKPDCIVIDVVDLAGKFSLVGPDDKEDKKPIPATVAGLVGLPADFDLQGHSIFEAATMVDDVGPLKRAQLFRRPMSFDDIDTVLTEVDLLRELSIPEEIVGHTALAWLKTGEGEYALPCGSSGFERDRLARISVDVLGRYSLTLSSTMMEYPPLPLGEDLAKVFDEADRFIRMTWSDCVQIVRADARWREQPPTDRQVDTLRRMSVPEDVIALCATAGQARSLIEQHKLGNGRKRRRAEKPA; encoded by the coding sequence ATGAGCTTTGCCGACCCGCCTTCCGACCTCGTCGTGCCTGGCGAGGTGCCCAGCATCGTTTTGCGGGACTACCAGGAGAAGGCGAAATCGGCAGTCCTCGCCGCCCGCGACCGAGGTCTTCATCGGGTCATGGTGGTGATGCCGACCGGCACCGGCAAGACGACGCTGTTCGCCTCTTTGGTTGATGAATTCGACCGAATCTATAACGAATCGTCGCTCGTCGTCGCCCACCGCTCGGAGTTGCTTCACCAGGCCGCGAACCGCATCCGCCTCATGGCGCCCCGTCTGAGCGTCGGTATCGAAGGCGGCCCGCTACGCGCGGACGAGGAGTCTCGCGTCGTCGTCGCGGGCGTTCAATCGGTGGGCCGGCCGGACAGTAAGCGGCTTCCGTGGTTCCACCCCGGACTGCTGATCATGGACGAGGGGCACCATGCCCCCGCCGACACTTGGCAAAACGTTCTGCGGCGGTTCGGCAGCTACGAGGGGACCTGCTTTACCCTGGCCGTCACCGCGACCGACCACCGGATGGACAATCGTCCGCTCCACGGCTCCGAAGAAGCGATCTTCGAGGACGTAGTCTTTCGGTATCAGCTTCGGCAAGCCGTCGCCGATGGTTGGCTCGTCGATCTTCGCGGATACCGCGTCGCCACCGGCACCGATCTGTCGAAGGTCAAGAAGGTTCGAGGCGACTTCCACCAGGCTGAGCTTGCCCGCGCCGTCAATACCGAGGAGCGGAACTTCACCGCCTTCATGCACTGGTCCGACATCGCCAAAGACCGGCGAACCATCGTCTTCTGCGTCGACGTACAGCACGCAAAGGATGTTGCCGAGCTTTACCGCTCCCACCACATCGCCGCCGAGCATGTGGACGGCACGATGAAGGCCGACGTCCGAGCCGGGATCATGCGCCGGTTCGGCCGAGGCGACACGCAGGTGCTGGTGAACGTGGACGTCGCGACCGAAGGGTTTGACGTACCCCACGTGAGCTGCGTGCTCATGCTGCGTCCCACCCAGAGCTGGGGGCTTTACGCCCAAATGGCCGGGCGTGGGGTCCGGACGTTGCCCGGCATCGTCGAGGGCTCCCCGAACCCGATTTCGCGGCGACGGGCGATCGACGAGAGCGACAAGCCGGACTGCATCGTCATCGACGTCGTGGACCTTGCCGGCAAGTTCTCCCTCGTGGGTCCGGACGATAAGGAGGACAAGAAGCCCATTCCTGCAACCGTCGCCGGCCTCGTAGGGTTGCCGGCGGACTTCGATCTTCAAGGCCACTCGATCTTTGAGGCGGCGACGATGGTGGACGATGTGGGACCGCTTAAGCGGGCTCAGCTTTTCCGCCGTCCGATGTCGTTCGACGATATCGACACCGTGCTCACGGAAGTCGACCTGCTCCGGGAATTGTCTATCCCTGAGGAGATCGTGGGGCATACCGCCCTGGCGTGGCTCAAGACCGGCGAAGGCGAGTACGCGCTGCCTTGCGGATCGAGCGGGTTCGAGCGCGATCGCCTCGCGCGGATATCGGTAGACGTTTTGGGCCGGTACTCGCTCACGCTCTCTTCGACGATGATGGAGTACCCGCCGCTACCGCTCGGCGAAGATCTCGCTAAGGTATTCGACGAGGCGGATCGGTTTATCAGAATGACCTGGTCCGACTGCGTCCAGATCGTCCGCGCCGATGCCCGATGGCGTGAGCAGCCACCCACCGACCGTCAGGTCGACACCTTACGACGGATGTCGGTACCCGAGGACGTCATCGCCCTCTGCGCCACCGCCGGGCAAGCGCGATCGCTGATCGAACAGCACAAGCTCGGCAACGGCCGCAAACGCCGACGCGCCGAAAAGCCCGCGTAG
- a CDS encoding D-lyxose/D-mannose family sugar isomerase, translating into MKRSEINDLIQDAIACFQSNGWALPPDPRWDVTDFGLGDWRRFGLVLVNLADEPEYCEKLMYAQRGMATPAHCHRRKKEDIVSRWGTLRVTLWPCEPGTCGDQSMWVQVNGKLLSVESGGAVELSAGERITLVPGMYHEFVPVTDECVIGEVSTANDDLNDNFFANKEVGRYATIEEDEPAVVRLSSD; encoded by the coding sequence ATGAAGCGAAGTGAAATCAACGATCTGATCCAAGACGCGATCGCGTGCTTCCAAAGCAACGGCTGGGCGCTTCCCCCTGACCCTCGCTGGGACGTCACCGATTTTGGCTTGGGCGATTGGCGACGCTTCGGCCTAGTATTGGTGAACTTGGCCGACGAGCCGGAATACTGCGAAAAGCTGATGTACGCCCAACGAGGGATGGCGACCCCCGCCCACTGCCACCGGCGTAAGAAGGAGGACATCGTCAGCCGCTGGGGAACTCTCCGCGTCACTCTTTGGCCTTGCGAGCCGGGCACTTGCGGCGATCAGTCCATGTGGGTCCAAGTGAACGGGAAGCTTCTCTCCGTCGAATCCGGCGGCGCCGTGGAACTCTCCGCCGGCGAGAGAATCACCCTCGTCCCCGGGATGTATCACGAGTTCGTCCCCGTCACCGACGAGTGCGTGATCGGCGAGGTCTCGACCGCCAACGACGACCTGAACGACAACTTCTTCGCCAACAAAGAAGTGGGCCGCTACGCCACTATCGAAGAAGACGAGCCAGCCGTGGTGAGGCTAAGCAGCGACTAA